The Candidatus Latescibacter sp. genome includes a region encoding these proteins:
- the corA gene encoding magnesium/cobalt transporter CorA has product MKRRPLLRRSRKAGLPPGSLEYFGEKIAGKPTVSVMDFSEHEFREFKAKSVEDTFALRETATVSWIDISSMIDGETIEKIGEHFRIHPLILEDILTQGQRPKMEDMEDYIFVVLKMLSYDEKAGEIKAEQISIVWGRNFLISFQEFEGDVFNAIRDRIRNAKGRIRKMGTDYLAYSLIDAVIDHYFIIMEKLGERIEILEERLIENPGREALHDIHTMKQEMLFLRKSVWPLREMISGLEKSESALIHEATVMYIRDLYDHTIQIIDTVETFRDLLSGMLDIYLSSTSYRLNEVMKVLTIISTIFIPLTFIAGVYGMNFELMPELKTRWGYPAVLTLMAGAALGMVYYFWKKKWF; this is encoded by the coding sequence ATGAAAAGACGTCCTCTCCTGCGCCGATCTAGAAAAGCCGGGCTTCCTCCGGGGAGCCTTGAATATTTCGGCGAGAAAATTGCCGGAAAACCCACCGTCTCAGTGATGGATTTCAGCGAACATGAATTCCGTGAATTCAAGGCAAAATCGGTCGAGGATACCTTTGCCCTCCGGGAGACCGCTACTGTTTCATGGATAGACATATCCAGCATGATCGATGGAGAAACCATCGAGAAGATCGGAGAGCACTTTCGCATACATCCCCTCATTCTGGAAGATATTCTCACCCAGGGGCAGCGCCCAAAAATGGAGGATATGGAGGACTACATCTTTGTCGTGCTGAAAATGCTTTCTTATGACGAGAAAGCCGGTGAAATCAAAGCCGAGCAGATAAGCATTGTCTGGGGCCGAAATTTTCTCATATCGTTTCAGGAATTCGAGGGGGACGTGTTCAATGCCATCCGTGACCGGATACGGAACGCCAAGGGTCGCATACGGAAAATGGGCACTGATTATCTGGCTTATTCCCTTATCGATGCGGTGATAGACCACTATTTCATAATTATGGAGAAACTCGGGGAAAGAATTGAGATACTGGAAGAGCGCCTCATAGAAAATCCTGGCCGCGAAGCTCTCCATGACATCCATACCATGAAACAGGAGATGCTCTTCCTCCGAAAGTCTGTGTGGCCGCTCCGTGAGATGATCAGCGGGCTGGAAAAGAGCGAAAGCGCGCTCATTCATGAAGCCACCGTCATGTACATCCGCGACCTCTACGACCATACCATTCAGATCATCGATACCGTGGAAACCTTTCGGGATCTTCTTTCGGGAATGCTCGATATTTATCTTTCCAGCACGAGCTACCGGCTGAACGAGGTGATGAAAGTCCTGACCATCATCTCAACCATTTTCATCCCCCTTACCTTTATCGCCGGGGTCTACGGCATGAATTTTGAGCTTATGCCGGAACTCAAGACCCGCTGGGGATACCCGGCCGTATTGACCCTCATGGCCGGTGCGGCGCTGGGGATGGTATACTATTTCTGGAAAAAGAAGTGGTTTTGA
- a CDS encoding sialidase family protein, with protein MSTFFRFVKGIFFAVLFYLTLSFTLSVFVFAQGNPAVLSSHVLCKEPGRYIGWPTIALTPAGELIAVFSGDRDEHVCPWGKTQMVRSSDNGKTWSEPVTVNNTPLDDRDAGIFATKKGTLIVSWFTSLAFDDPRYQESYPKELVQSWKRHAEKLSPEIRKQWLGSWVRRSVDGGKSWGDPIRVLGSAPHGPIQLRDGRILYVGRIYFDADPALSVEESRDDGLTWKRIGTIPIPAGDDISTYHEPHAVETDNGKILVMIREEKRNIMRQSESADGGRTWTVPHETGIWGCPPHLLRLADGRLLTVYGYRRAPFGERACFSSDSGKTWDVEHSFTIAPALDGDLGYPASVELSDGAVFTVYYQKDKPGEKTCLMGTRWRVK; from the coding sequence ATGTCAACATTTTTTCGATTTGTGAAAGGAATATTCTTCGCGGTTCTTTTTTATCTGACGCTCTCCTTCACTCTTTCAGTATTCGTTTTCGCCCAGGGGAATCCTGCCGTGCTCTCCTCACATGTGTTATGCAAGGAGCCGGGAAGGTATATCGGCTGGCCCACCATCGCCCTCACTCCAGCCGGTGAGCTTATCGCAGTGTTTTCCGGAGACCGTGACGAACATGTCTGCCCCTGGGGAAAAACCCAGATGGTCCGCAGCTCCGATAACGGCAAAACATGGTCCGAGCCGGTTACAGTCAACAACACACCCCTTGACGACCGTGACGCCGGTATCTTCGCCACAAAGAAAGGCACGCTCATTGTGAGCTGGTTCACCTCTCTTGCCTTCGACGACCCCAGATACCAGGAATCTTACCCGAAAGAACTCGTTCAATCCTGGAAACGCCACGCTGAAAAGCTCAGCCCCGAAATCCGCAAGCAGTGGCTGGGAAGCTGGGTCAGGCGCTCCGTGGACGGCGGGAAATCCTGGGGCGATCCCATCCGGGTGCTGGGTTCAGCCCCCCATGGCCCCATTCAGCTCCGTGACGGGCGCATTCTGTATGTGGGGCGGATTTATTTTGATGCCGATCCGGCGCTCTCGGTGGAGGAATCACGCGATGACGGCCTCACCTGGAAGCGTATCGGTACCATCCCCATTCCCGCCGGGGATGACATTTCGACCTACCATGAGCCGCATGCTGTAGAAACGGATAACGGGAAAATCCTTGTCATGATCCGTGAGGAAAAGCGGAATATCATGCGCCAGTCCGAATCCGCTGACGGCGGCCGTACCTGGACAGTCCCCCACGAAACCGGCATCTGGGGCTGCCCGCCTCACCTTCTGCGCCTTGCAGACGGCCGTCTCCTCACCGTCTACGGATACCGCCGGGCGCCGTTCGGCGAGCGCGCCTGCTTCTCCTCCGATAGCGGCAAGACCTGGGATGTGGAGCATTCGTTCACAATCGCCCCCGCTCTCGATGGCGACCTGGGTTACCCAGCCTCGGTGGAGCTCAGCGACGGTGCAGTATTCACCGTTTACTACCAGAAGGATAAACCGGGAGAAAAGACCTGCCTCATGGGAACCAGATGGAGAGTAAAATGA
- a CDS encoding BglII/BstYI family type II restriction endonuclease, translating to MQIVERHSHLNGLEFLTIRKPDLLDKIEKVIQTVDAESCRTKVSKDGKFLFNPTVINASFKFLLSATDWEKSKVGFWMSNRVAIGMQFKKNAYEACSAFSNHLAFYIGDHIDVGIEILPMKALQAQMSSGVPYYEGELYNVIRQGRGVPAVPLVIIGVLP from the coding sequence ATGCAGATAGTAGAACGCCATTCCCACCTCAACGGCCTGGAATTCCTTACAATTCGCAAGCCGGACTTGTTGGATAAAATTGAAAAGGTAATTCAAACGGTCGATGCCGAGTCCTGCCGAACCAAAGTATCCAAAGATGGGAAATTCTTGTTCAACCCCACTGTCATTAATGCCTCTTTCAAATTCCTTCTCAGCGCCACAGATTGGGAGAAAAGCAAAGTCGGTTTTTGGATGTCCAATCGGGTGGCAATAGGAATGCAATTTAAGAAAAATGCTTATGAAGCTTGCTCCGCTTTCTCAAATCATCTGGCCTTCTATATCGGCGATCATATCGATGTCGGCATCGAAATCCTGCCGATGAAAGCCTTGCAGGCACAGATGAGCTCCGGCGTTCCTTACTACGAGGGCGAATTGTACAATGTTATCCGTCAGGGACGGGGCGTTCCTGCGGTGCCTTTGGTGATTATCGGAGTACTTCCTTAG